The Chitinophaga pinensis DSM 2588 region TCCCTGTTTGCTAATGCACAGGAAAATCAAAATCAGAATACAGAGACAGGACCTGTCAACGAATTTTTTCGCAGCAATGGCAAGATCTATGTGATAGTAGGTGTGCTGCTGATCATCTTTATCGGGATTGTTATATTTTTAATAGCACTGGACAGAAAGATCAGCAAGCTGGAACAAAGAGATAACAGTTTGCAGGGCAAATAAGTCCAACTACATATATATATTACCAAAACAATTGTCTATGGCGCAAGAGCAACATTATG contains the following coding sequences:
- a CDS encoding CcmD family protein; translation: MINKAFSFCCTCLLLLISLFANAQENQNQNTETGPVNEFFRSNGKIYVIVGVLLIIFIGIVIFLIALDRKISKLEQRDNSLQGK